The Fibrobacterota bacterium genome has a segment encoding these proteins:
- a CDS encoding class I SAM-dependent methyltransferase: MGALDGVRELYRVRFNPGEKASKDKLWAILAGWLQRFFPVDGAVLDLGAGYCEFINHIRAKRRIAIDMNPDTAACAGPGVEVITAPVVPLPSIGSGTLDAVFVSNLLEHLADKAQVMELLREVHRALKPGGRIVVLMPNIRFAYREYWDFFDHQVPLTEKAVVEACIMAGFRPIKVIPAFLPYTTKSRLPHWGFLVRVYLALPPLWRFLGKQALVVAQKASP, translated from the coding sequence ATGGGAGCGCTCGACGGCGTCCGCGAGCTGTACCGCGTCCGATTCAATCCCGGCGAGAAGGCTTCCAAGGATAAGCTCTGGGCCATCCTGGCCGGCTGGCTGCAGCGCTTCTTCCCCGTCGACGGCGCCGTTCTGGACCTGGGCGCGGGCTACTGCGAATTCATCAACCACATCCGCGCCAAGCGGCGCATCGCCATCGATATGAATCCGGACACCGCGGCCTGCGCGGGCCCCGGAGTCGAAGTCATCACCGCGCCCGTGGTGCCCCTGCCCTCGATCGGGAGCGGCACCCTGGACGCCGTCTTCGTCAGCAATCTGCTGGAGCATCTGGCCGACAAGGCGCAGGTGATGGAACTGCTGCGCGAAGTGCACCGCGCCCTCAAGCCGGGCGGGCGCATCGTCGTCCTCATGCCCAACATCCGCTTCGCGTATCGCGAGTATTGGGACTTCTTCGATCATCAAGTGCCCCTCACCGAGAAGGCCGTGGTGGAGGCCTGCATCATGGCCGGTTTCCGCCCCATTAAGGTGATCCCCGCATTCCTCCCGTACACCACCAAGAGCCGCCTGCCGCATTGGGGCTTCCTGGTGCGCGTATACCTCGCACTGCCCCCGCTCTGGCGCTTTTTAGGAAAGCAGGCCCTGGTCGTGGCCCAAAAGGCTTCTCCCTGA
- the hisD gene encoding histidinol dehydrogenase, with translation MKIVAVNSLKHPDVRTITGREPAPTPAIAAIVQNILKDIKARGHAAALEYARKHDGLKGQLAVSPSEIDKKASGLDAGLKRALRKAIANVRDFHERQAEKSWEFKGKDGEILGQIIRPLARVGVYVPGGAGIYPSTLIMNAVPARVAGVKEIAVVTPAPGGLHPTLAFVARELRITEIYRIGGAQAIGMLAYGTAKVPRVDKIVGPGNVFAALAKKEVFGTVDIDMIAGPSEILVMCDESADPDWVAADLLSQAEHGSGYEAAICITTSADVARAVADCVAQQVEGSPKRAILEKSLERFGRIYVVPGWELGCALANLIAPEHMEILTRRPEAQAAKIRNAGALFLGPYSSEPVGDYFAGPNHVLPTNGSARFFSPLGTYDFYKRTSLIRYSPRALARHGKDIAALADAEGFHHHAQAVRKRL, from the coding sequence ATGAAGATCGTGGCGGTCAATTCCCTCAAGCATCCCGACGTGCGGACCATTACCGGCCGCGAACCCGCCCCCACGCCCGCCATCGCAGCCATCGTCCAAAACATCCTCAAGGACATCAAGGCGCGCGGGCATGCCGCCGCGTTGGAATACGCCCGCAAGCATGACGGGCTCAAGGGTCAGCTCGCGGTTTCCCCATCCGAGATCGACAAGAAGGCATCGGGCCTCGATGCGGGCTTGAAGCGCGCCCTCCGCAAGGCTATCGCCAACGTACGCGACTTCCATGAACGCCAAGCCGAGAAGTCGTGGGAATTCAAAGGCAAGGACGGCGAGATCCTGGGCCAAATCATCCGGCCTTTGGCCCGCGTCGGCGTCTACGTTCCCGGCGGCGCCGGCATCTATCCGTCCACCTTGATCATGAACGCCGTGCCCGCCCGGGTAGCCGGCGTGAAGGAGATAGCCGTCGTGACGCCGGCTCCCGGGGGCTTGCATCCGACCCTCGCCTTCGTCGCCCGGGAACTCCGCATCACCGAGATCTACCGTATCGGCGGGGCCCAGGCCATCGGCATGCTGGCCTACGGGACGGCCAAGGTGCCGCGGGTGGATAAGATCGTGGGCCCGGGAAACGTATTCGCCGCGCTGGCGAAGAAGGAAGTGTTCGGAACGGTGGACATCGACATGATCGCCGGGCCTTCGGAGATCCTGGTCATGTGCGACGAAAGCGCCGATCCCGATTGGGTGGCCGCCGATCTGCTTTCCCAGGCCGAACATGGGTCGGGATACGAGGCAGCCATTTGCATCACGACCTCGGCGGACGTCGCCCGGGCGGTGGCCGATTGCGTCGCCCAACAAGTCGAAGGCTCCCCGAAGCGGGCCATCCTGGAAAAGAGCTTGGAACGATTCGGGAGGATCTATGTGGTTCCCGGTTGGGAGCTTGGTTGCGCCTTGGCGAACCTCATCGCCCCGGAGCATATGGAAATCCTCACGCGCAGGCCCGAAGCCCAGGCGGCAAAAATCCGCAATGCCGGAGCTTTGTTCTTAGGGCCTTATTCGTCCGAGCCCGTGGGGGATTATTTCGCGGGCCCCAACCACGTGTTACCCACTAATGGATCCGCGCGCTTCTTCTCGCCCCTGGGCACGTACGATTTCTACAAGCGCACCAGCCTCATCCGCTATTCGCCGCGCGCCCTCGCCCGCCACGGGAAGGACATCGCCGCCCTGGCCGATGCGGAAGGCTTCCACCACCACGCGCAAGCGGTCCGGAAACGCCTATAG
- a CDS encoding acyl-CoA desaturase: MATPTTQAPSRFSKIVSWFDTHAQGKAQAQESAARPNQYVIPWPFLWLNFGVVLIPFVGFSWTAVGVAGFLYFIRMFGITGVYHRYFSHRTYKTSRTFQFFLAMLGNSAGQRGPLWWPAHHRHHHAHSDEPSDIHSPKHHGFWNAHMLWWSRRKNIPPRLDLINDYAKFPELVFLDRFDSIVPMALGGAMLCLGAFLHRYFPQLGTSAMQMFTWGFVVSTVALFHGVATINSLSHVYGRRRFATTDTSRNNWLLAIITLGEGWHNNHHHYCNSTRQGFYWWEYDVTYYMLKGLAMVGLVWDLKPVPERILHPRPVAVRPHEVVPALALRAGGVASSLNALNHPSAAAAPVRSPEPPSP; the protein is encoded by the coding sequence ATGGCGACCCCGACTACCCAAGCCCCTTCCCGCTTCAGCAAAATCGTCTCCTGGTTCGATACGCACGCCCAGGGCAAAGCCCAGGCCCAGGAAAGCGCGGCAAGACCGAACCAGTACGTCATCCCCTGGCCCTTCTTGTGGCTCAATTTCGGCGTAGTGCTGATCCCTTTCGTAGGCTTCAGTTGGACCGCCGTAGGCGTGGCCGGATTCCTTTATTTCATCCGGATGTTCGGGATCACCGGCGTATACCACCGGTATTTCTCCCATCGCACCTATAAGACTTCGCGGACCTTCCAGTTCTTCCTGGCCATGCTGGGCAACTCGGCAGGACAGCGCGGGCCCCTTTGGTGGCCGGCGCATCATCGCCATCATCATGCCCACTCGGACGAACCTAGCGACATCCATTCGCCCAAGCATCACGGCTTCTGGAACGCCCACATGCTCTGGTGGAGCCGCCGTAAGAACATCCCGCCGCGCCTCGATCTGATCAACGACTACGCCAAGTTCCCGGAATTGGTCTTCCTGGATCGTTTCGACTCGATCGTCCCCATGGCCCTGGGCGGCGCCATGTTGTGCCTGGGCGCCTTCCTGCATCGTTACTTCCCCCAGCTCGGCACCAGCGCCATGCAGATGTTCACCTGGGGCTTCGTTGTTTCCACCGTGGCGCTCTTCCACGGCGTCGCCACCATCAACTCCCTCTCCCACGTCTACGGCCGCCGCCGCTTCGCCACCACCGATACCAGCCGGAACAATTGGCTGTTGGCCATCATCACCCTCGGGGAGGGCTGGCACAACAACCATCATCATTACTGCAATTCCACCCGGCAGGGATTCTACTGGTGGGAATACGATGTCACCTATTACATGCTCAAGGGCTTGGCGATGGTCGGCCTGGTCTGGGATCTGAAGCCGGTGCCAGAACGCATCCTGCACCCGCGTCCCGTGGCGGTCCGGCCCCACGAAGTGGTTCCCGCCTTGGCGCTCCGCGCGGGCGGCGTGGCCAGCAGCCTGAACGCGCTCAACCATCCTTCCGCCGCGGCGGCCCCCGTGCGCAGCCCGGAGCCTCCCAGCCCTTAG
- a CDS encoding type II toxin-antitoxin system RelB/DinJ family antitoxin produces MSKTAMIRARTDTHLKEKVEKIFDDLGLNATSAINIFYKQVLLSHGLPFDVRLPNAATLKAMKNAKAGRTVKAFRGADDLFGSLRG; encoded by the coding sequence ATGTCCAAGACCGCCATGATTCGCGCTCGCACTGATACCCATCTTAAAGAGAAGGTCGAAAAGATTTTCGATGATCTCGGACTCAACGCCACCTCCGCGATCAACATCTTTTACAAGCAGGTCCTGTTAAGCCACGGCTTACCCTTCGACGTGCGACTTCCCAATGCCGCAACCCTGAAGGCCATGAAGAACGCGAAGGCCGGCCGCACTGTCAAAGCCTTTCGCGGCGCGGATGATCTTTTCGGAAGCCTTCGCGGCTAA
- a CDS encoding methyltransferase domain-containing protein codes for MPQTWDPARYVANARFVAELGAPVVELLAPMPGERILDLGCGDGFLTKKLADLGCAVVGVDASAAQVEGARKLGLDARVADAQRLGFDGEFDAVFSNATLHWMKDPDAAIDGVWRALKPVGRFVGECGGEGCVAIVRGGLERALSRRGIRIEDHNPWYFASASEYSARLRERGFAVESCEVFPRPTPLPKDLRAWLETFAENFMKPIAPAERGAFLDEVQEDLRPVLQGPDGKWTADYTRLRFKAVKPGET; via the coding sequence ATGCCCCAAACCTGGGACCCGGCCCGTTATGTCGCCAATGCCCGTTTCGTCGCCGAACTGGGCGCGCCCGTGGTCGAGTTGCTCGCGCCCATGCCCGGCGAACGCATCCTCGATCTGGGCTGCGGCGACGGGTTCCTTACCAAAAAGCTCGCCGACCTCGGTTGCGCCGTGGTGGGCGTGGACGCAAGCGCGGCCCAGGTGGAGGGGGCCCGTAAGTTAGGTCTCGATGCGCGTGTGGCCGATGCGCAACGCCTGGGATTCGATGGCGAGTTCGACGCGGTCTTCAGCAATGCCACCCTACATTGGATGAAGGACCCAGACGCCGCCATCGACGGCGTCTGGCGCGCCTTGAAACCGGTCGGCCGGTTCGTGGGGGAGTGCGGGGGAGAGGGATGCGTGGCGATTGTCCGCGGCGGCCTGGAAAGGGCCTTGTCCCGCCGGGGAATCCGCATAGAAGACCACAATCCCTGGTATTTCGCCTCGGCATCGGAATACTCCGCCCGATTGCGGGAGCGCGGCTTCGCGGTGGAAAGCTGCGAGGTATTCCCGCGGCCCACGCCTCTGCCCAAGGATCTCCGCGCCTGGCTGGAGACCTTCGCGGAGAATTTCATGAAGCCCATCGCGCCTGCGGAGCGAGGGGCCTTCCTCGATGAGGTCCAGGAGGATCTGCGCCCGGTTCTGCAAGGTCCGGACGGCAAGTGGACGGCGGACTATACGAGGTTGCGGTTCAAGGCGGTGAAGCCCGGGGAAACCTAG
- a CDS encoding type II toxin-antitoxin system YafQ family toxin, with translation MWAPEYTKQFKKDFKRCDKRGLPLGDLETVMKMPIAGKALAEKHRDHTLKGDYEGFGECHIKPDWLLINLRVPEERIIRFVRTGSHSDLFD, from the coding sequence ATGTGGGCTCCGGAATACACCAAGCAATTCAAAAAAGACTTCAAACGTTGCGATAAACGCGGCCTGCCGCTCGGCGACTTGGAAACCGTCATGAAGATGCCGATAGCCGGCAAGGCGCTTGCCGAAAAGCATCGCGACCACACCTTAAAAGGCGACTACGAAGGCTTCGGTGAATGCCATATCAAGCCTGATTGGTTGCTCATCAATTTAAGGGTACCTGAAGAACGTATAATCCGCTTCGTCCGTACCGGCAGTCATAGCGACCTGTTCGACTGA
- a CDS encoding TIM44-like domain-containing protein: MQVKPRILAASMSAILAGALSAQARAGGGQGYHSGGYSSGGGGGGGFHYYPGSGGSGSGGSLSFPGIVFILIVIIVVYYLRKKLDEQKKDKGFRATLDPGMQQSLRATPPVATPSSLALQAKLGQVFIAIQNAWSRGNMGPVRAVISDGVFHRFQIQLDMNKLQGIRNLAEHPQLTGARLVKEERFGKYLSVDFLVRGRVHDRDVKADGGATVSDNGSEEFEEIWSFTRVADGVMGAPPLVDGGDASSPQVLKALANCPKCAAPLSDAGGSRCGSCGSVLNSGAYDWVLAEITQAEEWAAGNRAELEGYYSALPVAAGTDARAWLSPQELEDRASVVFVRYQSALHRGNLSSLALFAAPELLQRLSGPGKEPPLYRLAVGAVDLSGFSAVAGLAKAWIKVKFSGAPSPADEPEHQERVLVFSKSLDAAMGKNALSSLSCPSCGGPLESTDQAKCAYCGAMLASPEANWVLCDYGGNTLLSQVMAPRALPVSAGNARASAAAGPGAQFRLLSAMIAAALEDGVISAEEETTIRDFARNFGLGPIFVDTLLRKVKTDPEALNQPIGAQEALRWLNNFIMVAASDGVITAQEEALILAFARRQNLDEGKTRYALKAALRGKA, encoded by the coding sequence ATGCAGGTTAAGCCACGCATCCTGGCGGCATCGATGTCGGCGATCCTCGCGGGCGCGCTTTCGGCGCAGGCCCGTGCCGGCGGCGGCCAGGGATACCACAGCGGCGGCTATTCCTCGGGCGGAGGCGGAGGCGGGGGCTTCCATTACTACCCCGGCTCCGGAGGGAGCGGATCCGGAGGAAGCCTGTCCTTCCCCGGGATCGTGTTCATCCTCATCGTTATCATCGTCGTTTATTACCTGCGCAAGAAACTGGACGAACAGAAGAAGGACAAGGGTTTCCGCGCGACCCTGGATCCCGGCATGCAGCAAAGCCTGAGGGCGACGCCGCCCGTCGCCACGCCCTCCTCGCTGGCGTTGCAGGCGAAGCTGGGGCAGGTCTTCATCGCGATCCAGAACGCCTGGTCCCGCGGGAACATGGGCCCGGTGCGCGCGGTGATTTCGGATGGGGTATTCCATCGTTTCCAAATCCAGCTCGACATGAACAAGCTGCAAGGCATCCGCAATCTCGCCGAGCACCCGCAGTTGACGGGCGCGCGTCTGGTGAAGGAAGAGCGCTTCGGGAAGTATCTCTCGGTGGATTTCCTCGTGCGCGGCCGCGTCCATGATCGCGATGTCAAGGCGGACGGAGGGGCGACGGTGTCCGATAACGGCTCGGAGGAGTTCGAGGAGATCTGGTCGTTCACGCGCGTCGCCGATGGCGTAATGGGGGCGCCCCCGTTGGTGGATGGGGGAGACGCATCTTCGCCGCAGGTGCTGAAGGCCCTCGCCAATTGCCCTAAGTGCGCCGCGCCCTTGTCGGACGCGGGCGGCAGCCGCTGCGGGAGTTGCGGATCCGTGCTGAACTCGGGAGCCTACGATTGGGTGCTGGCGGAAATCACCCAAGCCGAAGAATGGGCGGCTGGGAATCGCGCCGAGCTGGAAGGTTACTACTCGGCGTTGCCGGTGGCCGCGGGCACCGACGCGCGCGCCTGGCTGTCGCCGCAAGAATTGGAGGATCGGGCTTCGGTCGTGTTCGTGCGCTATCAAAGCGCCTTGCATCGGGGGAACCTGTCTTCCCTCGCGCTTTTCGCGGCGCCCGAGTTGCTGCAGAGGCTATCGGGGCCGGGCAAAGAACCGCCTTTGTACCGGCTGGCGGTCGGCGCGGTGGACTTATCCGGATTCTCCGCCGTCGCGGGCTTGGCGAAGGCCTGGATCAAAGTGAAGTTTTCCGGCGCCCCGAGCCCGGCGGATGAGCCTGAACATCAGGAACGGGTGCTGGTCTTTTCCAAGTCCTTGGATGCGGCCATGGGGAAGAACGCCTTGAGCAGTCTGTCGTGCCCGTCTTGCGGCGGGCCCCTGGAATCGACCGATCAGGCCAAGTGCGCGTACTGCGGCGCCATGCTCGCGAGCCCGGAAGCGAACTGGGTGCTTTGCGATTACGGCGGCAACACCCTCTTGTCGCAAGTGATGGCTCCCCGCGCGCTCCCGGTATCGGCCGGGAATGCGCGCGCGTCGGCGGCCGCGGGACCCGGGGCGCAATTCCGCCTCCTCTCCGCCATGATCGCGGCAGCCCTGGAAGACGGGGTGATATCTGCGGAGGAGGAAACCACCATCCGCGACTTCGCGCGCAATTTCGGATTGGGCCCTATCTTCGTGGACACCCTGCTGCGCAAGGTCAAGACCGATCCCGAGGCCCTCAACCAGCCTATCGGGGCGCAGGAAGCGTTGCGCTGGCTCAATAATTTCATCATGGTGGCCGCATCGGACGGCGTTATCACCGCCCAGGAGGAGGCGCTCATCCTCGCCTTCGCGCGGCGTCAGAATCTGGATGAAGGGAAAACGCGCTACGCGCTTAAAGCGGCGCTGCGCGGCAAGGCATAA
- a CDS encoding citramalate synthase, translating into MKQVKIYDTTLRDGNQAKGISFSLEDKLAIARKLDEFGVDYIEGGWPNATNPTDIEFFVRAKKMEWKHAKIAAFGSTCRPKGDPADDMVLKYLVDSGAPVITIFGKSWDLHVTEVLRTTLEENLRMIRASVEYLKKHCQEVVYDAEHFFDGYAANPGYALKAIEAARDGGADVIVLCDTNGGQLPWDIEKTTALIREKLGVPVGVHLHNDTGTGVASSLAAVRAGAIQVQGTINGFGERCGNANLTVIMAALQLKMGVRLVSDDQLKGLRGLSLAVSEIANLSDDIRQPYVGEAAFAHKGGAHIDGVMKIARSFEHIDPALVGNARDFIVSNQSGSSLVWDKIHAIVPDLDKRSPQVAAILADVKQKEEEGYHFEIADASFQLLARRRLDMWKDRFEFLGFRSIEERRENGEVYSEFTIKLKVGDEIEHTAAEGNGPVDAMNAAVWKALSRFFPALKGIEVIDYKVRVLDNNKGTGAKVRVWIRFHDRANPEVEPWGTLGVSTNIIEASWLALLDGINYKLLQG; encoded by the coding sequence ATGAAGCAGGTCAAGATCTACGATACCACCTTGCGCGACGGCAACCAGGCCAAGGGAATCTCGTTTTCCCTGGAGGACAAGCTGGCCATCGCGCGCAAGCTCGACGAGTTCGGCGTGGACTACATCGAAGGCGGTTGGCCCAATGCGACCAACCCGACCGATATCGAATTCTTCGTCCGGGCGAAGAAGATGGAATGGAAGCACGCCAAGATCGCGGCCTTCGGCAGCACCTGCCGGCCCAAGGGCGATCCCGCGGACGATATGGTGCTGAAATACCTGGTGGATTCGGGCGCCCCCGTGATCACCATCTTCGGCAAGAGCTGGGATCTGCACGTAACCGAGGTGTTACGGACGACCCTGGAAGAGAACCTGCGCATGATCCGCGCCTCGGTGGAATACCTGAAGAAGCATTGCCAGGAGGTCGTTTACGACGCCGAGCATTTCTTCGACGGCTACGCCGCCAATCCCGGCTACGCCTTGAAGGCCATCGAGGCCGCGCGCGACGGCGGGGCCGACGTCATCGTCCTTTGCGATACCAACGGCGGGCAGTTGCCTTGGGACATCGAGAAGACGACCGCGCTTATCCGCGAGAAGCTGGGCGTACCCGTGGGCGTGCATTTGCACAACGACACCGGCACGGGCGTGGCCAGTTCCTTGGCGGCGGTGCGCGCCGGCGCGATCCAGGTACAGGGGACCATCAACGGTTTCGGCGAACGCTGCGGCAACGCCAATCTCACCGTAATCATGGCCGCCTTGCAATTGAAGATGGGCGTGCGCTTGGTTTCTGACGATCAGCTCAAGGGCCTGCGCGGCCTGTCCCTGGCCGTCAGCGAAATCGCCAACCTGTCCGATGATATCCGCCAGCCCTACGTGGGCGAAGCCGCTTTCGCCCATAAGGGCGGGGCCCATATCGACGGGGTCATGAAGATAGCCCGCAGCTTCGAGCATATCGATCCGGCCCTGGTCGGCAACGCGCGCGATTTCATCGTCTCCAACCAGAGCGGTAGCAGCCTGGTCTGGGATAAGATCCACGCCATCGTCCCCGACCTGGATAAGCGCAGCCCGCAAGTGGCCGCCATCCTCGCCGACGTCAAGCAGAAGGAGGAAGAGGGCTACCATTTCGAGATCGCCGATGCCAGCTTCCAACTCTTGGCTCGCCGTCGCCTGGACATGTGGAAGGATCGCTTCGAGTTCCTGGGTTTCCGCTCCATCGAGGAACGCCGCGAGAACGGTGAAGTCTATTCCGAGTTTACCATCAAGCTGAAGGTTGGCGACGAGATCGAGCATACCGCCGCCGAGGGCAACGGCCCCGTGGACGCCATGAACGCGGCGGTCTGGAAGGCCCTGAGCCGCTTCTTCCCCGCGCTGAAGGGCATCGAGGTGATCGATTATAAGGTGCGCGTGCTCGACAACAACAAGGGCACCGGGGCCAAGGTACGCGTCTGGATCCGCTTCCACGATCGCGCCAACCCCGAGGTGGAACCGTGGGGCACGCTCGGAGTCTCGACCAATATCATCGAGGCTTCCTGGCTGGCCCTGTTGGACGGCATCAACTACAAGCTGTTGCAAGGCTGA